A region of the Candidatus Effluviviaceae Genus V sp. genome:
AAGTACACGCTCGAGCAGTACAGGCTCTCCGAGTATGTCGACATCGAGACGGGCGGTTCGGGAGACCCCGACTCGACCTTCTACCGGGAGGATCCCGACTGGGAGTGGCGGAGCGGCATCACGACGACGCTCTCCAGACGGACGACCGACAGGCGGTTCCAGCCGCGAATCGGCAGCTACTCGCGGCTCTCGGCCGACATCTTCGGCGGGGCCCTCGGCGGCGACGTCGAGTTCCAGCGGTACGTGCTCGAGGTCAGGAAGTACATTCCCTCGTTCTGGCGGACGACGCTCATGTTGCGCGGCCGCGCCGGGCTCGTCACCGGATACGGCGACCCGGACACGGTTCCGGACGACACGCGCTTCGAACTCGGCGGCGTCGGGGTCAACGGCATCAGGGGCTACGACAACCGCTCGATCCTGCCACAGGGGAACGAGCTGTACGGAGGCCGGACGATGCTGATCGGCACGGCCGAGCTTCGGATCCCGATCACCGACGAGCGGGAGCAGCTGCCGGTCTACGGCGTCGTGTTCCTGGACGCCGGGAACACGTGGGAGAGTCTCGTCGACGAGGACGACGAACTGGCGACCCACCCGACCGACCTCTACTGGGGTCTGGGCGCCGGCGTTCGCATCGAGGTACCGATTCTGGGCATTCTCGGGATCGATATGGGATACGGCCTCGACGACGAAGAGGGCGGCGACTGGGTCGTCCACTACCAGTTCGGGCTCGACTTCTAGACGTGGGCGCCCCGGTCACCGGGGCGCTTCTTCTGACAGGAGGATCGTGTGAGACGAACGATGAAGGCTCTGGCGACCGGGCTGCTCGGGGTTCTTCTGTTCTCGGGGGCTGCCGCGGCCGCTGAGGGCGTGGCCTACATAAACTCCGACCGCGTCCGCCTCGAGTACGAGGGGGCGCGCGACATCGAGAACCAGCTGCAGGCGTCGCTCTCGGACTGGCAGTCGCAGGCCAGGGAGATGGAGCGCGAGATCGAGGAGATGATCGGCGAGATCGAGGCACAGCAGCTGATCCTCTCCGAGGAGGCGCTTCGCGAACGGGAGCTCGCAGTCCAGCAGAAGAGGCTCGAGTTCGAGCAGTTCGTCAACGAGGTGTGGGGTGTCGGTGGTCTGGCCGCCCAGCGCGAGGCCGAACTCTGGCAGCCCGTCTTCGATACGATCAACGGCATCCTGCAGGATATCGGGTCGGAGGGCGACTACGCGATGATCCTCGACGCGGCACAGATGGGAATCGTCTACGCCGACCCGTCGACCGATCTGACGGAGCAGGTCATCGACGCGCTCAACAGCGCGCCGACCCAGGAGTAGGTCGCCGCGCGGTGCCGGAGGCACGTATGAAGAAGACCCTCGCCGAACTCGCCGAGATGATCGGCGGGACGGTTTCCGGCGACGCGTCGGTCACCATCGACGGCGTCGCCGGGATCCGGGAGGCGCGCCCGGGCCAGCTGACGTTCCTCGCGAATCCGAAGTACGAGCGCTACCTCGAGACGACCGCCGCGTCGGCGGTCGTCGTGTCTCCGGAGCACCGCGAGGCCGGAGAGAGCGTCGGGCGACCCCTGCTTGTCTGCAGAAACCCCTACGGGGCCTTCGCGAGAGCCATGGAGCTCTTCGCGGGACCGCGCGCCGTCGTCGAACGGGGCGTCCATCCGACCGCCGTGGTCTCCGACTCTGCGTCTCTCGGCGCGGACGTCGCGGTGGGGGCGTGCGCTGTCATTATGGAGCGCGCCACGATCCATGACCGGGTCGTCATCCACCCCGGCGTCTACGTCGGCCCGGGTGTCGAGGTCGGCGAGGATACGGTTCTCTATCCGAACGCCTCGATCAAGGCTGCCAGCGTGCTCGGGGAGCGTGTCATCGTCCATTCCGGCAGCGTCATCGGCAGCGACGGGTTCGGCTTCGCCAGCGAGAACGGCGAGCACCGGAAGGTGCCGCAGATCGGGAACGTCGTCATCGAGGACGACGTGGAGATCGGCGCCAACGTCTGCATCGACCGGGCCACGACGGGGACGACGCTGGTGTCGCGCGGAACGAAGATCGACAACCTGGTCCAGATCGGTCACAATGTCGTCGTCGGCGAGGGGTCGATCGTAGTCGCGCAGGTGGGGATCTCGGGAAGCACGGAGCTCGGGCGAAACGTCGTCGTCGGTGGACAGGCCGGCCTGGCCGGTCACATAACCATCGGCGACCGAGCGATGATCGGCGCACAGGCCGGCGTGACGCGCGACGTACCGCCCGGTGAGCGCGTCTCAGGATATCCCGCCAGGAAGCACTCACAGGCCAAGAGGCTTCTCGCCTGCATCGCACGGCTGCCGGATCTCATCAGGAAGGTGAGCGAGCTCGAGCGGAGACTCGATTCGCTCGACGAAGGGGAGGATCGATGACGAGGACCCGGCAGCGGACCCTCGCTCAGCAGTGTTCCTACAAGGGAATCGGCATCCACACCGGCGAGGAGGCCACCGTCACGTTCCGGCCGGCGCCGCCGGACTCCGGCGTCTCGTTCGTCCGCACGGACATCGAGGGCGCGCCGACGATCCCGGCCTCGCTCACCCACGTTGTCCGGAGCAAGGACACGCCGAGGCGGACGACGCTCTCGAAGGACGGGGTCAAGATCTACACGGTCGAGCACGTGCTGGCCGCTCTCATGGGTCTCGGCATCGACAACGTCGTGGTCGAGATCGACTCGGCTGAGCCCGCTGAGCCGGTCGATGGAAGCTGCAAGCCGTTCGTCGACATCCTGACGAGCGCGGGGCTCGAAGAACAGGACGCTCCGCTCCAGCACCTCGAGATCCTCGAGCCGGTATCGTTCGAGCACGGCGACGTCTGTCTGACCGCCGCGCCTCACGACGGCCTCAGACTGAGCTTCCTCATCGACTACGACAACCCGACCATCGGGACGCAGTATGCCAGCTTCGACGTCACCGAGGAGACGTTCGTCTCGGAGATCGCGCCGGCCCGGACGTTCGCTCTCGAGTCGGACGTCGCCGGACTCAAGGAACAGGGTCTCATCCGCGGCGGCAGCCTCGAGAACGCGATCCTCGTCGGAGAGGACGGCGTCGTCAACGAGGGAGAGCTGCGCTTCCCTGATGAGTTCGCGCGTCATAAGGTGCTCGATCTCCTCGGCGACCTGGCGCTCCTCGGACGTCCGCTGAGGGGAAGCGTCCACGCGAAGAAGTCCGGCCACGCGACGAACGTCCGCTTCGTCGAGGCGATCCGTGATGCCGTCCGGCAGGGCAAGGTCCGCTATGGAGCGACGACGAACTGGGACATCGATGCGATCGAGGAGGTCATGCCGCATCGCTACCCGTTCCTCCTCGTCGACCGGATCCTCGAGCTGGACAGCCGCCGCGTCGTCGGCACGAAGAGCTTCACCATGAACGAGTGGTTCTTCGTCGGGCACTTCCCGGGACACCCGATCGTCCCGGCGGTCCTGATCATCGAGGCCATGGCGCAGGTCGGCGGCTTCCTGCTGCTCTCAAGGGTCGAGGACCGGGAAAAGAAACTCGTCTACTTCATGGGCATCGACAACGCGCGCTTCCGCAGGCCCGTCCGCCCGGGCGATACCGTCCGGTTCGAACTGGAGCTCCTGAGACTCCGCGGAGGCACGTGCAAGATGCGGGGTTCAGCCTACGTGAAGGGCGATCTCGTGGCCGACGGAGACCTCTGGTCACAGGTCGTCGACCGATAGACCGGGAGGCTGCTTTTGCCGCACATCGACCCGAGGGCCGTCGTGCATGAGGATGCATCGCTCGCCGACGACGTTGTCGTGGAGCCGTTCGCCGTGGTCGGTCAGAATGTCCGGATCGGTCGGGGCACCAGGATCGGCTCGATGGCCTTCGTCGACCGCAACACGGAGATAGGCGAGGAGTGCCTCATCTTCCACGGCGCCGTCGTCGGCACGGATCCCCAGGACCTCAAGTTCGAGAACGAGGAGACCTTCCTCCGCATAGGAGACCGCACGACGGTCCGCGAGTTCGCGACGCTCAACCGGGCGACCGGCGAGGGCGAGGCCACCGTCATCGGGGACGACGGGCTGATCATGGCCTACGCGCACGTCGCGCACAACTGCATCATCGGTGACCACGTCGTCATCGTCAACGCGGTCAACATCGCCGGCCACGTCGAGATCGCCGATTGGGCGACCATCGGCGGTATGACGGCCGTGCAGCAGTTCATCCGCATCGGACAGCACGCGTACGTCGGGGGGGCCTGCCGCGTGTCGAAGGACGTCCCGCCCTTCTTCAAGATCGGCGGGATCCCCACGAGGCCGATCGAGGTCAACACGGTCGGGCTCCTGAGGCGCGGCTTCTCCGAGGAGCGGCTCAACACGCTCAGGAAGGCCTACCGGCTCCTCTACCTCTCCGACCTCAACACGACGCAGGCCGTCGAACGGATCCGCAGGACGCTCGACGAGTCAGAGGACGTCGAGCATCTGGTCGACTTCATCGAGTCGTCGTCGCGAGGCATCATCAAGTAGACGCGAACCGGGCCGGCGCGGACGGACGCGGGACAGCACCTTCCCGCGTGGCGCGCCGGCCGTGCACAGGAGGAGGGACCATTGACCGCGACGGGCGTCATCGGCGTCGGGCACCTGGGGAGTCTCCACGCCAGGGTCTACTCCGAGATCGAGGACTGCCGCCTTGTGGGCGTGCACGACATCGACCGCGGGGCCGCCGAGCGTGTGGCCGAGACCACCGGCGCGCGCGTCTTCGACTCGGCGGACGAGCTTCTCGACCACGTCGAGGCCGTGAGCATCGCGGTCCCCACGAGCGCGCACCGCGAGGTCGCCGGACTTGCCATGGAGCGCGGCGTCCACGCGCTGGTCGAGAAACCGATCGCCGCATCGGTCACCGAGGCGCGCGAGCTCGTCGAGACGGCCAGGATGAAGGGCGTCGTGCTCGCCGTCGGTCACATCGAGCGCATGAACCCCGCCGTCCGTGCCGCGATGGATGTCCTCGACGACCCCCGATTCATCGAGGTGCACCGGCTGGGGGTCTTCGTGCCACGGGGGACCGATGTCGCCGTCATACTCGATCTGATGATCCACGACATCGACCTCATCCTCTCGACGGTCCACTCGCCGGTCGTCGGCATCGAGGCGGTGGGCATACCTGTCCTGTCCCCGTCGGTCGACATCGCGAACGCGCGGCTGACCTTCGAGAACGGATGTGTGGCCAACGTCACCGCCAGCAGGGTGTCGAGAGACAAGGTCCGCAAGATCCGCTTCTTCCAGCCGGACGCCTATCTCAGCGTCGATACGCTCGCGCCCCGCGCGGAGCTCTTCAGGCGGCGGGACGTGCCCGTCGAGAAGCTCAGACGGATCGCGTCCGGCGAGATCGAGGGCGGGCTCGAGGACGTGGTCGAGCACGTGGACCTCGAACTCGACGACCGCGAGCCTCTGAGGGTCGAACTCGAGTCCTTTCTCCGGGCCGCGGCTTCGGGGGCGCGTCCCGACGTCAGCGGAGAGGACGGCCTCCGCGCGCTCGAGGTCGCCATGGAGATCCTGACACAGATCAAGACGGCATCGGGAGATGGGGCCGGACACTGACCGCGCCTGCCCGGCCGCTCTGACCGCCATGGAATCCCAGACAGCTTCCATACTGATGGTCGCGGGCGAGGCCTCGGGGGATCTGCACGCCTCGAAGGTCGTCGCCGCGTACCTCTCGCGCGCGTCCGGCGGCACCGTGTTCGGCGTCGGCGGGGACAGGATGCGCGACGCCGGGATGGAGCTCGTGTACCACACCGACGACTTCGCCGTCGTCGGCTTCCTGGAGGTCGTCAAGCACATGCCGCGGCTCCGGCGGGCGCTCGACAGGTTGACCGGGGAGGCCGTCGAGCGCGGGACGCGGCTGGCGGTCCTGGTCGACTACCCCGGGTTCAACCTGCTGCTGGCCCGACGGCTTCGCGACCTCGGCATCCGGGTGCTCTACTACATCAGTCCGCAGGTCTGGGCCTGGGGCGAGGGGCGCGTCGAGAAGATCCGCAGGCGGGTCGACAGGATGGCCGTCGTCTTCCCCTTCGAGGTCGACTTCTACAGAGAACGAGGGGTCGAGGTTGAGTTCGTCGGACATCCTCTCATGGAGGAGCCCGGAGTCGCACGCGCCCCGCGTGTGCGCGAGCACGTGCCGCAGAGCCCCGTCCTGGGACTCCTTCCCGGCAGTCGCCGCGAGGAGGTGCTCCGGCATCTTCCGCCGATGAGGGAGGCGGCCCGGATGCTCGGAGAGAGGGTCCCCGGACTCGATGTGCGGATCGGCCGCGCCGCAGGCATGGACGGTGCTCTTCCGGGCGACACGTCGTGGGCAGGAGTCGTTCCGGCGGACGGCGTCTACGACCTCATGCGGGAGGCGACCGCGCTCATCGTCTCCTCGGGGACGGCGACTCTCGAGGCCGCGTGTCTCGGAGCCCCGATGGCGATCGTCTATCGTACGTCGGCATTGTCGTACGCCATCGGCCGTCTCCTCGTGCGCGTACCGGACATCGGACTCGTCAACGTCGTCGCGGGTCGCCGCGTGGTCCCCGAGTTCGTCCAGCACGAGGTCACACCGGCCGCGCTGGCCGATGCCGTCGCGCCGTACCTCACCGACGAGGACGCTCTCGCGCGGACCTCCCGTGCCCTCATCGCCGTGCGGGAGAAGCTGGGGGGACCGGGCGCCAGCGAGCGCGTTGCCGACATGATGCTCGAGATGCTCGGGGAGGACTCGTGAGCGCCGGGGCGCGACACTGGGGCGCCCGCGATGCGGCGCTCATCGGGGCCGCCTCCGCGGTCGGTCCCGCCCTTCTGCGGACGCTGGGAGCGACCTGGCGACTCGACGTCGTCGGCGAGGAGCGGGTGAACGAGGTGAGGCGACGCGGCGGCGTCGTCCATGCCTTCTGGCACGGCCATCTGGCGGCGCTCGAGTACGCGTATCGCGGACGCGGCATCGTCGTGCTCTCCTCGCTCCATCGGGACGGTGAGATCAGCGCGCGACTGATGACCTCTCTGGGGTACCGCGTCGTGCGGGGTTCGAGCTCGCGCGGATCGACGCGGGGTCTCCTGAAGATGCTGGCCGCCGCGGGAGCGGGTGAGGCAGTGGCCATCACACCCGACGGGCCGAGGGGCCCCGCCGGGAGCGTACAGAAGGGGATCTTCCTGATCTCGGACCGCGCGGGCGTGCCGATCGTGCCGGTCGGTGTGGCCGCGTGTCCGGCCGCGAGGCTCGACAGCTGGGACAGGATGCTGGTCCCGCTCCCCTTCGCCCGCGTCGCCGTCGTGCACGGCGAGCCCATCCCTCCGTCGCCGGACGTCGATCCGGAAGCGCGCGCGGGGGCGCTCCGTCGGTCGATCGATGCAGCGACGGCGGAGGCGGCGCGGCGCGCCGGTCCGGAGGCGCGAGGACCGAGGGAGTCGGACTGAATGGCGTACGCCACCTACAGGGCCCTGAGCTCCATGCTCTGGTTCGCCGCCGGTCCCTGGCTCGCGTGGAGGCGGGCGAGCGGCGGCACCGAGTGGCGCGAGCGGCTCGGTGAGCTCCCTCGATCGACGGACCGGCCCGTCTGGGTCCACGCCGCCTCGGTCGGTGAGGTAGCCGCCGCGGAGCCTGTCGTCCGGGAGCTGGTCTCGCGGGGACGGGAGGTCCTGCTGACGACCATGACGCCGACGGGGCAACGTGCCGCGGAGCAGCGACTGGGCGACATCGCCCGCACGGCGTTCGTCCCGCTGGACGCCGTGCCGGCGGTCCGACGCGCCCTGGGGCGCGTCAGACCCCGCTCGCTCGTGCTCGTCGAGAGCGAGCTGTGGCCGAACCTGATGGCGGAGGCGGAGGACGCGGGCGTGCCGGTCGGCCTCGTCAA
Encoded here:
- the lpxD gene encoding UDP-3-O-(3-hydroxymyristoyl)glucosamine N-acyltransferase, which codes for MKKTLAELAEMIGGTVSGDASVTIDGVAGIREARPGQLTFLANPKYERYLETTAASAVVVSPEHREAGESVGRPLLVCRNPYGAFARAMELFAGPRAVVERGVHPTAVVSDSASLGADVAVGACAVIMERATIHDRVVIHPGVYVGPGVEVGEDTVLYPNASIKAASVLGERVIVHSGSVIGSDGFGFASENGEHRKVPQIGNVVIEDDVEIGANVCIDRATTGTTLVSRGTKIDNLVQIGHNVVVGEGSIVVAQVGISGSTELGRNVVVGGQAGLAGHITIGDRAMIGAQAGVTRDVPPGERVSGYPARKHSQAKRLLACIARLPDLIRKVSELERRLDSLDEGEDR
- a CDS encoding bifunctional UDP-3-O-[3-hydroxymyristoyl] N-acetylglucosamine deacetylase/3-hydroxyacyl-ACP dehydratase — protein: MTRTRQRTLAQQCSYKGIGIHTGEEATVTFRPAPPDSGVSFVRTDIEGAPTIPASLTHVVRSKDTPRRTTLSKDGVKIYTVEHVLAALMGLGIDNVVVEIDSAEPAEPVDGSCKPFVDILTSAGLEEQDAPLQHLEILEPVSFEHGDVCLTAAPHDGLRLSFLIDYDNPTIGTQYASFDVTEETFVSEIAPARTFALESDVAGLKEQGLIRGGSLENAILVGEDGVVNEGELRFPDEFARHKVLDLLGDLALLGRPLRGSVHAKKSGHATNVRFVEAIRDAVRQGKVRYGATTNWDIDAIEEVMPHRYPFLLVDRILELDSRRVVGTKSFTMNEWFFVGHFPGHPIVPAVLIIEAMAQVGGFLLLSRVEDREKKLVYFMGIDNARFRRPVRPGDTVRFELELLRLRGGTCKMRGSAYVKGDLVADGDLWSQVVDR
- the lpxB gene encoding lipid-A-disaccharide synthase, with the protein product MGPDTDRACPAALTAMESQTASILMVAGEASGDLHASKVVAAYLSRASGGTVFGVGGDRMRDAGMELVYHTDDFAVVGFLEVVKHMPRLRRALDRLTGEAVERGTRLAVLVDYPGFNLLLARRLRDLGIRVLYYISPQVWAWGEGRVEKIRRRVDRMAVVFPFEVDFYRERGVEVEFVGHPLMEEPGVARAPRVREHVPQSPVLGLLPGSRREEVLRHLPPMREAARMLGERVPGLDVRIGRAAGMDGALPGDTSWAGVVPADGVYDLMREATALIVSSGTATLEAACLGAPMAIVYRTSALSYAIGRLLVRVPDIGLVNVVAGRRVVPEFVQHEVTPAALADAVAPYLTDEDALARTSRALIAVREKLGGPGASERVADMMLEMLGEDS
- a CDS encoding DUF374 domain-containing protein; amino-acid sequence: MSAGARHWGARDAALIGAASAVGPALLRTLGATWRLDVVGEERVNEVRRRGGVVHAFWHGHLAALEYAYRGRGIVVLSSLHRDGEISARLMTSLGYRVVRGSSSRGSTRGLLKMLAAAGAGEAVAITPDGPRGPAGSVQKGIFLISDRAGVPIVPVGVAACPAARLDSWDRMLVPLPFARVAVVHGEPIPPSPDVDPEARAGALRRSIDAATAEAARRAGPEARGPRESD
- a CDS encoding BamA/TamA family outer membrane protein, which gives rise to KYTLEQYRLSEYVDIETGGSGDPDSTFYREDPDWEWRSGITTTLSRRTTDRRFQPRIGSYSRLSADIFGGALGGDVEFQRYVLEVRKYIPSFWRTTLMLRGRAGLVTGYGDPDTVPDDTRFELGGVGVNGIRGYDNRSILPQGNELYGGRTMLIGTAELRIPITDEREQLPVYGVVFLDAGNTWESLVDEDDELATHPTDLYWGLGAGVRIEVPILGILGIDMGYGLDDEEGGDWVVHYQFGLDF
- the lpxA gene encoding acyl-ACP--UDP-N-acetylglucosamine O-acyltransferase, which translates into the protein MLLPHIDPRAVVHEDASLADDVVVEPFAVVGQNVRIGRGTRIGSMAFVDRNTEIGEECLIFHGAVVGTDPQDLKFENEETFLRIGDRTTVREFATLNRATGEGEATVIGDDGLIMAYAHVAHNCIIGDHVVIVNAVNIAGHVEIADWATIGGMTAVQQFIRIGQHAYVGGACRVSKDVPPFFKIGGIPTRPIEVNTVGLLRRGFSEERLNTLRKAYRLLYLSDLNTTQAVERIRRTLDESEDVEHLVDFIESSSRGIIK